The following proteins are co-located in the Vigna angularis cultivar LongXiaoDou No.4 chromosome 2, ASM1680809v1, whole genome shotgun sequence genome:
- the LOC128195382 gene encoding protein ALP1-like — protein sequence MEEHIDLSYLDREDVDDDVVGVDFKIIGMIRQHLQITTSLAAITMLCIVGHALSILNMYSTDSSSVSNYLPDRDRRREQLMSYLVHTHRCRDIIRMGPEAFINLCERVRSTGLVKDAIRSTVEEQVAEFLHIIGHNVKNRSVAFFFHRSGSTVSKHFHNVLDAIISLESEFLIQPSGNEVHPHVLNNSRFYPYFKDCLGAIDGTHVRVRVPSSEAPRFRGRKDWPTQNVFAACDFDMKFTYVLAGWEGTASDSRILKNALDRDDPLVIPQGECVNNRCP from the exons ATGGAAGAACATATAGATTTATCATATCTGGACCGCGAAGATgtagatgatgatgtggttggTGTAGACTTCAAGATTATAGGAATGATACGTCAACACTTACAAATAACCACATCACTAGCGGCAATCacaatgttatgcattgttggACACGCATTGAGTATCTTGAATATGTACTCCACTGATTCCAGTAGTGTAAGCAATTACCTACCTGATAGAGACCGTCGTAGGGAGCAGTTAATGTCATATCTTGTGCATACTCATCGGTGCCGCGACATTATTAGGATGGGTCCAGaggcatttattaatctttgtgaGAGAGTAAGATCAACTGGGTTAGTCAAGGACGCAATTCGGTCGACCGTGGAGGAACAAGTTGCtgaatttcttcatataattggtCATAATGTTAAGAATCGTAGTGTGgcctttttctttcatcgatcAGGTTCGACGGTTAGCAAACACTTTCACAATGTGTTGGACGCTATCATAAGTTTGGAATCAGAATTTCTAATACAACCATCAGGAAATGAGGTTCATCCACATGTGTTGAACAACAGTCGATTTTATCCGTACTTTAAG gaTTGTTTGGGGGCCATAGACGGTACTCATGTTAGGGTAAGGGTTCCAAGTTCTGAAGCTCCGAGATTTCgtggaagaaaagattggccaaCACAAAATGTCTTTGCGGCGTGTGATTTCGACATGAAATTCACCTACGTTCTGGCTGGATGGGAAGGCACTGCATCCGATtcaagaatattaaaaaatgctCTTGATCGGGATGATCCGTTGGTTATCCCCCAAGGTGAGTGTGTAAACAATCGATGTCCATGA
- the LOC108329407 gene encoding UTP--glucose-1-phosphate uridylyltransferase 3, chloroplastic isoform X2 has protein sequence MKWSHQMHEAKECQILGINAPNGHNLSEDTEYASQAALWGIEGLPDLGEIYPLGGSADRLGLVDPKSGECLPAAMLPYCGRTLLEGLIRDLQAREFLYFKLYNKQCITPVAIMTSAAKNNHKHVTSLCERLSWFGRGRSTFQLFEQPLVPVVGAEEGQWLVTKPLSPLSKPGGHGVIWKLAHDKGIFKWFYSQGRKGATLRQVSNVVAATDLTLLALAGIGLRHGKKLGFASCERISGATEGVNVLMEKKSIDGKCEYGISCIEYTEFDKFGITTGPLAPKSLQAEFPANTNILYVDLPSAELIGSSKSGNSLPGMVLNTKKPIVYTDQFGKCHSVSGGRLECTMQNIADNYFNSYSSRCYNDVEDELDTFIVYNERRRVTSSAKKKRRHGDKSLHQTPDGALLDILRNAHDLLSQCDIRLPEIEANENYVDSGPPFLILLHPALGPLWEVTKQKFYGGSVSEGSELQIEVAEFFWRNVQLNGSLIIIAENVMGSMKINETGEYILHYGQRCGKCKLQNVKVLNKGIDWNCDRNIYWKHDVQRSEVLQIILHGNAEFEATDVVLQGNHVFEVPDGHRLKIMPGNPGLAIQLDRIDQDMMERGSWHWNYRVEGSHIQLDLVES, from the exons ATGAAGTGGTCACATCAGATGCATGAAGCGAAAGAATGCCAAATTTTAGGAATTAATGCACCTAATGGGCATAACCTTTCTGAAGACACAGAGTATGCTTCTCAAGCAGCTCTATGGGGTATAGAG GGTTTGCCAGACCTAGGTGAAATTTATCCTTTGGGAGGTTCTGCCGACAGGCTTGGTTTGGTTGATCCTAAGTCAGGTGAATGCCTGCCTGCTGCAATGCTACCATATTGTGGAAGGACTTTGTTGGAAGGTCTTATAAGAGATCTTCAG GCTAGAGAATTCTTGTACTTCAAGTTATACAATAAACAATGTATCACACCCGTTGCAATAATGACTAGTGCCGCAAAGAACAACCACAAACACGTCACTTCTCTGTGTGAAAGACTTTCATGGTTTGGGAGAGGTCGATCAACTTTCCAACTTTTTGAGCAG CCTCTTGTTCCAGTTGTTGGTGCAGAAGAAGGCCAGTGGCTGGTCACCAAACCATTGAGTCCCTTGAGCAAGCCTGGTGGTCATGGTGTCATATGGAAACTTGCACATGACAAAGGCATCTTCAAATGGTTTTATTCTCAAGGAAGAAAAGGTGCAACTCTGCGCCAAGTCAG TAACGTTGTGGCAGCTACAGATTTAACCCTCCTAGCCTTAGCAGGGATTGGTTTACGTCATGGAAAG AAACTGGGATTTGCATCTTGTGAGCGGATATCAGGCGCTACAGAAGGAGTTAATGTGCTGATGGAGAAGAAAAGTATTGATGGTAAATGCGAATACGGAATTTCTTGTATTGAGTACACTGAGTTTGACAAGTTTGGAATTACTACTGGACCCCTTGCTCCAAAAAG TTTGCAGGCAGAGTTCCCAGCCAATACAAACATCTTATATGTTGATTTACCTTCCGCGGAGTTAATTGGATCAAGTAAGAGTGGAAATAGTTTACCTGGAATGGTGCTAAATACCAAAAAGCCAATAGTTTACACAGATCAGTTTGGTAAATGTCATAG CGTCTCTGGTGGTAGACTTGAGTGCACAATGCAAAATATTGCTGACAATTATTTCAATTCGTACTCTTCTAGATGTTATAATGATGTTGAAG ATGAGCTAGATACTTTTATTGTATATAATGAAAGAAGGAGAGTTACCTCCTCTgccaagaaaaaaagaaggcATGGAGACAAGTCTTTACACCAG ACACCTGATGGTGCTCTTTTGGATATCTTACGAAATGCTCACGATCTTCTTTCACAGTGTGATATAAGACTTCCTGAG ATTGAAGCTAATGAGAACTATGTTGATTCGGGACCACCATTTCTCATCCTTTTGCATCCTGCTCTTGGTCCTCTTTGGGAAGTCACTAAGCAAAAG TTTTACGGTGGTTCCGTATCGGAGGGCTCTGAGTTACAAATAGAGGTTGCAGAGTTTTTTTGGAGGAATGTACAG CTCAATGGAAGCCTGATCATAATAGCTGAGAATGTTATGGGCTCAATGAAGATTAATGAGACCGGTGAATACATACTACATTATGGCCAAAG GTGTGGAAAATGTAAGTTGCAAAATGTCAAGGTGTTGAACAAGGGAATTGATTGGAACTGTGATCGAAACATATACTGGAAACATGATGTGCAGCGATCTGAGGTGCTGCAAATCATACTTCATGGAAATGCTGAATTTGAGGCTACTGATGTTGTCTTACAG GGAAATCATGTGTTCGAAGTTCCAGATGGCCACAGACTCAAAATCATGCCGGGAAACCCAG GTTTAGCAATCCAGTTAGATCGAATTGATCAAGATATGATGGAGAGGGGAAGCTGGCACTGGAATTACAGGGTAGAAGGTTCTCACATTCAGCTAGATTTAGTAGAATCATAA
- the LOC108329407 gene encoding UTP--glucose-1-phosphate uridylyltransferase 3, chloroplastic isoform X1 has translation MLHSTSLLPHNKRFVFSVRSKPSHSHSFSHSLSFSKFISLPSSLSTCCPVARISTETLEVSPPPPGDFNFYREIARLAALRDRIAACATLVEKLRVLNADSRVKRFFSSGRGLARVLASLRLSSDQLFLLKCVVAAGQEHVLCLDGTESLESAAAAAATASAVKSALYAIAEMIENLNSFDGNGGVGSRMALGDYEIIDLNKLLETLAEIEQFYDCIGGIIGYQITVLELIVQKSFERQSMKWSHQMHEAKECQILGINAPNGHNLSEDTEYASQAALWGIEGLPDLGEIYPLGGSADRLGLVDPKSGECLPAAMLPYCGRTLLEGLIRDLQAREFLYFKLYNKQCITPVAIMTSAAKNNHKHVTSLCERLSWFGRGRSTFQLFEQPLVPVVGAEEGQWLVTKPLSPLSKPGGHGVIWKLAHDKGIFKWFYSQGRKGATLRQVSNVVAATDLTLLALAGIGLRHGKKLGFASCERISGATEGVNVLMEKKSIDGKCEYGISCIEYTEFDKFGITTGPLAPKSLQAEFPANTNILYVDLPSAELIGSSKSGNSLPGMVLNTKKPIVYTDQFGKCHSVSGGRLECTMQNIADNYFNSYSSRCYNDVEDELDTFIVYNERRRVTSSAKKKRRHGDKSLHQTPDGALLDILRNAHDLLSQCDIRLPEIEANENYVDSGPPFLILLHPALGPLWEVTKQKFYGGSVSEGSELQIEVAEFFWRNVQLNGSLIIIAENVMGSMKINETGEYILHYGQRCGKCKLQNVKVLNKGIDWNCDRNIYWKHDVQRSEVLQIILHGNAEFEATDVVLQGNHVFEVPDGHRLKIMPGNPGLAIQLDRIDQDMMERGSWHWNYRVEGSHIQLDLVES, from the exons ATGCTTCACTCcacttctcttcttcctcataaTAAGCGTTTCGTCTTCTCCGTCCGCTCCAAACCTTCTCATTCTCATTCTTTTTCccattctctctctttctccaaATTTATCTCTCttccctcttctctctctacatGTTGTCCAGTCGCTCGAATTTCCACCGAGACCCTGGAGGTCTCGCCGCCACCGCCGGGCGACTTCAACTTCTACCGCGAAATCGCACGCCTTGCCGCGCTCCGCGACAGGATTGCGGCGTGCGCCACTCTCGTCGAGAAGCTCCGAGTGCTCAACGCCGATTCCAGAGTGAAGCGCTTCTTCAGTTCGGGTCGCGGCCTTGCTAGGGTTTTGGCCTCGCTCCGGTTGAGTTCCGACCAACTATTCCTGCTCAAATGCGTGGTTGCTGCCGGGCAGGAGCATGTACTGTGTTTGGACGGAACCGAATCGCTAGAATCCGCCGCGGCCGCCGCGGCTACCGCGAGCGCCGTGAAGAGCGCGCTCTACGCTATTGCGGAGATGATTGAGAATTTGAATTCCTTTGATGGCAATGGTGGTGTGGGTTCGAGGATGGCGTTGGGGGATTACGAGATTATTGATTTGAACAAGTTGTTAGAAACTTTGGCGGAAATTGAGCAATTCTATGACTGTATTGGAGGAATTATTGG ATATCAGATAACAGTTCTCGAACTTATTGTCCAGAAGTCATTTGAGAGGCAGAGTATGAAGTGGTCACATCAGATGCATGAAGCGAAAGAATGCCAAATTTTAGGAATTAATGCACCTAATGGGCATAACCTTTCTGAAGACACAGAGTATGCTTCTCAAGCAGCTCTATGGGGTATAGAG GGTTTGCCAGACCTAGGTGAAATTTATCCTTTGGGAGGTTCTGCCGACAGGCTTGGTTTGGTTGATCCTAAGTCAGGTGAATGCCTGCCTGCTGCAATGCTACCATATTGTGGAAGGACTTTGTTGGAAGGTCTTATAAGAGATCTTCAG GCTAGAGAATTCTTGTACTTCAAGTTATACAATAAACAATGTATCACACCCGTTGCAATAATGACTAGTGCCGCAAAGAACAACCACAAACACGTCACTTCTCTGTGTGAAAGACTTTCATGGTTTGGGAGAGGTCGATCAACTTTCCAACTTTTTGAGCAG CCTCTTGTTCCAGTTGTTGGTGCAGAAGAAGGCCAGTGGCTGGTCACCAAACCATTGAGTCCCTTGAGCAAGCCTGGTGGTCATGGTGTCATATGGAAACTTGCACATGACAAAGGCATCTTCAAATGGTTTTATTCTCAAGGAAGAAAAGGTGCAACTCTGCGCCAAGTCAG TAACGTTGTGGCAGCTACAGATTTAACCCTCCTAGCCTTAGCAGGGATTGGTTTACGTCATGGAAAG AAACTGGGATTTGCATCTTGTGAGCGGATATCAGGCGCTACAGAAGGAGTTAATGTGCTGATGGAGAAGAAAAGTATTGATGGTAAATGCGAATACGGAATTTCTTGTATTGAGTACACTGAGTTTGACAAGTTTGGAATTACTACTGGACCCCTTGCTCCAAAAAG TTTGCAGGCAGAGTTCCCAGCCAATACAAACATCTTATATGTTGATTTACCTTCCGCGGAGTTAATTGGATCAAGTAAGAGTGGAAATAGTTTACCTGGAATGGTGCTAAATACCAAAAAGCCAATAGTTTACACAGATCAGTTTGGTAAATGTCATAG CGTCTCTGGTGGTAGACTTGAGTGCACAATGCAAAATATTGCTGACAATTATTTCAATTCGTACTCTTCTAGATGTTATAATGATGTTGAAG ATGAGCTAGATACTTTTATTGTATATAATGAAAGAAGGAGAGTTACCTCCTCTgccaagaaaaaaagaaggcATGGAGACAAGTCTTTACACCAG ACACCTGATGGTGCTCTTTTGGATATCTTACGAAATGCTCACGATCTTCTTTCACAGTGTGATATAAGACTTCCTGAG ATTGAAGCTAATGAGAACTATGTTGATTCGGGACCACCATTTCTCATCCTTTTGCATCCTGCTCTTGGTCCTCTTTGGGAAGTCACTAAGCAAAAG TTTTACGGTGGTTCCGTATCGGAGGGCTCTGAGTTACAAATAGAGGTTGCAGAGTTTTTTTGGAGGAATGTACAG CTCAATGGAAGCCTGATCATAATAGCTGAGAATGTTATGGGCTCAATGAAGATTAATGAGACCGGTGAATACATACTACATTATGGCCAAAG GTGTGGAAAATGTAAGTTGCAAAATGTCAAGGTGTTGAACAAGGGAATTGATTGGAACTGTGATCGAAACATATACTGGAAACATGATGTGCAGCGATCTGAGGTGCTGCAAATCATACTTCATGGAAATGCTGAATTTGAGGCTACTGATGTTGTCTTACAG GGAAATCATGTGTTCGAAGTTCCAGATGGCCACAGACTCAAAATCATGCCGGGAAACCCAG GTTTAGCAATCCAGTTAGATCGAATTGATCAAGATATGATGGAGAGGGGAAGCTGGCACTGGAATTACAGGGTAGAAGGTTCTCACATTCAGCTAGATTTAGTAGAATCATAA
- the LOC108329407 gene encoding UTP--glucose-1-phosphate uridylyltransferase 3, chloroplastic isoform X3, producing the protein MGYRDLGEIYPLGGSADRLGLVDPKSGECLPAAMLPYCGRTLLEGLIRDLQAREFLYFKLYNKQCITPVAIMTSAAKNNHKHVTSLCERLSWFGRGRSTFQLFEQPLVPVVGAEEGQWLVTKPLSPLSKPGGHGVIWKLAHDKGIFKWFYSQGRKGATLRQVSNVVAATDLTLLALAGIGLRHGKKLGFASCERISGATEGVNVLMEKKSIDGKCEYGISCIEYTEFDKFGITTGPLAPKSLQAEFPANTNILYVDLPSAELIGSSKSGNSLPGMVLNTKKPIVYTDQFGKCHSVSGGRLECTMQNIADNYFNSYSSRCYNDVEDELDTFIVYNERRRVTSSAKKKRRHGDKSLHQTPDGALLDILRNAHDLLSQCDIRLPEIEANENYVDSGPPFLILLHPALGPLWEVTKQKFYGGSVSEGSELQIEVAEFFWRNVQLNGSLIIIAENVMGSMKINETGEYILHYGQRCGKCKLQNVKVLNKGIDWNCDRNIYWKHDVQRSEVLQIILHGNAEFEATDVVLQGNHVFEVPDGHRLKIMPGNPGLAIQLDRIDQDMMERGSWHWNYRVEGSHIQLDLVES; encoded by the exons ATGGGGTATAGAG ACCTAGGTGAAATTTATCCTTTGGGAGGTTCTGCCGACAGGCTTGGTTTGGTTGATCCTAAGTCAGGTGAATGCCTGCCTGCTGCAATGCTACCATATTGTGGAAGGACTTTGTTGGAAGGTCTTATAAGAGATCTTCAG GCTAGAGAATTCTTGTACTTCAAGTTATACAATAAACAATGTATCACACCCGTTGCAATAATGACTAGTGCCGCAAAGAACAACCACAAACACGTCACTTCTCTGTGTGAAAGACTTTCATGGTTTGGGAGAGGTCGATCAACTTTCCAACTTTTTGAGCAG CCTCTTGTTCCAGTTGTTGGTGCAGAAGAAGGCCAGTGGCTGGTCACCAAACCATTGAGTCCCTTGAGCAAGCCTGGTGGTCATGGTGTCATATGGAAACTTGCACATGACAAAGGCATCTTCAAATGGTTTTATTCTCAAGGAAGAAAAGGTGCAACTCTGCGCCAAGTCAG TAACGTTGTGGCAGCTACAGATTTAACCCTCCTAGCCTTAGCAGGGATTGGTTTACGTCATGGAAAG AAACTGGGATTTGCATCTTGTGAGCGGATATCAGGCGCTACAGAAGGAGTTAATGTGCTGATGGAGAAGAAAAGTATTGATGGTAAATGCGAATACGGAATTTCTTGTATTGAGTACACTGAGTTTGACAAGTTTGGAATTACTACTGGACCCCTTGCTCCAAAAAG TTTGCAGGCAGAGTTCCCAGCCAATACAAACATCTTATATGTTGATTTACCTTCCGCGGAGTTAATTGGATCAAGTAAGAGTGGAAATAGTTTACCTGGAATGGTGCTAAATACCAAAAAGCCAATAGTTTACACAGATCAGTTTGGTAAATGTCATAG CGTCTCTGGTGGTAGACTTGAGTGCACAATGCAAAATATTGCTGACAATTATTTCAATTCGTACTCTTCTAGATGTTATAATGATGTTGAAG ATGAGCTAGATACTTTTATTGTATATAATGAAAGAAGGAGAGTTACCTCCTCTgccaagaaaaaaagaaggcATGGAGACAAGTCTTTACACCAG ACACCTGATGGTGCTCTTTTGGATATCTTACGAAATGCTCACGATCTTCTTTCACAGTGTGATATAAGACTTCCTGAG ATTGAAGCTAATGAGAACTATGTTGATTCGGGACCACCATTTCTCATCCTTTTGCATCCTGCTCTTGGTCCTCTTTGGGAAGTCACTAAGCAAAAG TTTTACGGTGGTTCCGTATCGGAGGGCTCTGAGTTACAAATAGAGGTTGCAGAGTTTTTTTGGAGGAATGTACAG CTCAATGGAAGCCTGATCATAATAGCTGAGAATGTTATGGGCTCAATGAAGATTAATGAGACCGGTGAATACATACTACATTATGGCCAAAG GTGTGGAAAATGTAAGTTGCAAAATGTCAAGGTGTTGAACAAGGGAATTGATTGGAACTGTGATCGAAACATATACTGGAAACATGATGTGCAGCGATCTGAGGTGCTGCAAATCATACTTCATGGAAATGCTGAATTTGAGGCTACTGATGTTGTCTTACAG GGAAATCATGTGTTCGAAGTTCCAGATGGCCACAGACTCAAAATCATGCCGGGAAACCCAG GTTTAGCAATCCAGTTAGATCGAATTGATCAAGATATGATGGAGAGGGGAAGCTGGCACTGGAATTACAGGGTAGAAGGTTCTCACATTCAGCTAGATTTAGTAGAATCATAA
- the LOC108329328 gene encoding uncharacterized protein LOC108329328, with product MENSDERNESLPFSPNPNNADDNEIDEQEDEEEEEEDDGHDDVVSHEPYNRNDRSSLSSLREQRLKLEALSRRLASELVPIRVHDVLIRGNTKTKDWVIEAELKLLQDAATVQELIRASETALARLRSLEIFESTELTLQAGPPELPHTANVIVDVVETANKVSGEFGVYTKPSTSSWTAEGGLKYKNLLGYGDLWDASLAYGGNQATEVSVGVFAPRLKGLLTPLVARLSMLSQDWQEFSSYKEQLLGLSLGLISTRHHDLVYTLGWRTLTDPSQMSSRSIRRQLGHGLLSSLKYTFKIDRRNSPIRPTSGYAFLSTTHFGGLTPDHRSLRFLRQEFDVRCAIPLPFYNTALNLGISAGAIFPWGHDFMNKPSPLPERFYLGGDFSPVCTLGGPITLWGFKTRGLGPTEPRRRIRNEIIDDNDDSTKRDFIGGDVAVTAFADLSFDLPIRWLRNHGIHGHLFAGAGNTAKLTQNEYRRFSPRRFLESFRTSVGCGFVVPTKLFRLEGNFYHVLKQDEYDRGKTGFRFSFSAPS from the exons ATGGAAAACTCGGACGAAAGAAACGAATCACTTCCTTTCTCTCCAAACCCTAACAATGCCGACGACAATGAAATCGACGAACAAGAAgacgaagaggaagaggaagaagatgacgGTCACGACGACGTCGTTTCACACGAGCCGTACAATCGGAACGACCGATCCTCATTGTCCAGTTTGCGCGAGCAGCGTTTAAAGCTGGAAGCCCTCTCCCGGCGATTGGCTTCGGAGCTGGTCCCTATCCGCGTCCACGATGTGCTGATTCGAGGCAACACCAAGACCAAGGATTGGGTGATTGAGGCGGAGCTCAAGCTTCTCCAGGACGCCGCCACCGTGCAGGAGCTCATTCGCGCCTCCGAAACCGCCCTCGCCAGGCTCCGCAGCCTCGAGATTTTCGAGTCCACCGAGCTCACGCTCCAGGCTGGGCCGCCGGAGCTGCCTCACACCGCCAATGTCATCGTCGACGTTGTCGAGACCGCCAACAAAGTTTCCGGCGAATTTGGCGTTTACACCAAACCCTCG ACAAGTTCGTGGACTGCTGAAGGTGGTCTTAAGTACAAAAACTTGTTAGGTTATGGCGATCTATGGGATGCCTCTTTGGCCTATGGTGGCAACCAAGCAACAGAGGTGAGTGTAGGAGTGTTTGCTCCAAGACTGAAAGGGTTGTTAACTCCTCTTGTAGCACGACTTTCCATGCTTTCCCAAGATTGGCAAGAGTTTTCTTCATACAAAGAGCAGCTGTTAGGATTGTCTCTTGGCTTAATCTCAACCAGGCACCATGACTTAGTCTACACTCTTGGATGGCGTACCTTGACTGATCCATCTCAAATGTCATCCAGGTCTATAAGGAGGCAGCTTGGGCATGGTTTATTATCATCTTTGAAGTATACATTTAAAATTGACAGGAGAAACTCGCCAATTAGGCCTACAAGTGGATATGCTTTTCTTTCCACTACTCACTTTGGTGGCCTTACACCAGATCATCGGAGCTTGAGATTCCTGCGCCAG GAATTTGATGTTCGCTGTGCCATCCCCCTTCCGTTTTATAACACAGCTCTTAACCTTGGGATTTCAGCTGGTGCCATTTTTCCATGGGGGCATGACTTCATGAACAAGCCATCTCCTCTTCCTGAAAGGTTTTATTTGGGTGGTGATTTCTCTCCAGTTTGCACTCTGGGAGGGCCAATAACATTGTGGGGATTTAAAACTAGGGGACTAGGTCCTACTGAACCACGAAGGAGAATTAGAAACGAAATTATTGATGACAATGACGATTCCACTAAACGGGACTTCATTGGAGGAGATGTTGCTGTTACGGCATTTGCAGACCTGTCTTTTGATCTCCCAATTAGGTGGTTGAGAAATCATGGAATCCATGGTCATCTTTTTGCTGGTGCTGGGAATACGGCAAAATTGACTCAGAATGAATATAGGCGCTTTTCACCTCGGAGGTTCTTAGAATCATTCCGAACATCTGTTGGATGTGGTTTTGTTGTTCCTACTAAACTTTTTCGCCTAGAG GGTAACTTCTACCACGTGCTCAAGCAGGATGAATATGACCGTGGGAAGACAGGATTTAGGTTCAGCTTCTCAGCTCCTTCTTAG